A genomic window from Candidatus Tumulicola sp. includes:
- a CDS encoding anti-sigma factor, translating to MMQQHDDMLELAALYALGALPPDEARDAAAHILQCAQCRAEYNNATLAVFGLAASAAQRPAPALRAQILAKISPAAGKRAAPALPRPSMWQSPAWMLVAAAAVVVVFVATWYGQIMNQRTQVARMESHPSWTIACAATPCPFSGRVVLLSGRLMRLEAHGLRPLPANKVYQAWYIPKGAKPFPAPTFTATASGDAVVAIAAAARKGMLVAVTIEPKGGSKQPTTKPFLVAAIN from the coding sequence ATGATGCAGCAGCACGACGACATGCTTGAACTCGCTGCGCTCTACGCGCTTGGCGCGCTGCCACCCGACGAAGCGCGCGACGCCGCAGCGCACATCCTGCAATGCGCGCAGTGCCGCGCCGAATACAACAACGCGACGCTGGCGGTGTTCGGCCTGGCGGCATCTGCTGCGCAACGCCCGGCTCCAGCCTTACGCGCGCAGATCCTTGCGAAGATCTCGCCGGCGGCCGGCAAGCGCGCCGCACCAGCGCTGCCGCGGCCGTCCATGTGGCAGAGCCCGGCGTGGATGCTGGTGGCGGCGGCGGCGGTCGTCGTGGTGTTCGTCGCGACGTGGTATGGCCAGATCATGAATCAGCGGACGCAGGTGGCGAGAATGGAAAGCCATCCTTCGTGGACCATCGCGTGCGCCGCCACGCCGTGCCCGTTCAGCGGACGGGTCGTACTTTTGAGCGGCCGGTTGATGCGCCTAGAGGCGCACGGCTTGCGGCCGCTGCCCGCCAACAAAGTGTATCAGGCGTGGTACATCCCCAAGGGGGCCAAGCCGTTTCCGGCTCCGACGTTCACCGCGACGGCGAGCGGCGATGCGGTTGTTGCGATTGCGGCCGCCGCGCGTAAGGGCATGCTCGTGGCGGTGACGATCGAGCCGAAGGGCGGCTCGAAGCAGCCGACCACGAAACCGTTCCTGGTCGCCGCGATCAACTAA
- a CDS encoding sigma-70 family RNA polymerase sigma factor yields the protein MSDDSALMRRVRTGDAEAFAVLYDRYSALVFGVAKRVLGNQTSAEDVTQSVFLSLWSKPDAFQGGNLGAWVATIARNASIDILRSAAVRTREPELSANIPSGDVIDEEVFERVRAGQVSGALQRLPQEQRDAIERAYFEGLSYREVAEQLGAPLGTVKSRIRAGLRRLSETLRGVQAS from the coding sequence ATGAGCGATGACAGCGCGTTGATGCGGCGTGTGCGCACCGGCGACGCGGAAGCGTTTGCGGTTTTGTACGACCGCTACTCTGCGCTTGTCTTCGGCGTGGCAAAGCGCGTGCTCGGCAACCAGACGTCGGCTGAGGACGTCACCCAATCCGTCTTCCTTTCCTTGTGGTCCAAGCCCGACGCGTTCCAGGGCGGCAACCTTGGGGCGTGGGTCGCGACGATCGCGCGCAACGCGTCCATCGACATCCTGCGCAGCGCGGCCGTGCGCACCCGCGAACCCGAACTGTCCGCGAATATCCCGTCCGGCGACGTCATCGACGAAGAAGTTTTCGAGCGCGTGCGCGCCGGACAGGTCAGCGGCGCTCTGCAAAGGCTGCCGCAGGAGCAGCGCGACGCGATCGAACGCGCTTATTTCGAAGGACTCTCGTATCGGGAAGTCGCCGAGCAATTGGGCGCACCGCTCGGCACCGTCAAGAGCCGCATCCGGGCCGGACTTCGGCGCCTGTCCGAGACGTTGCGCGGAGTGCAAGCGTCATGA
- a CDS encoding pitrilysin family protein gives MPRIKKTPKPTTHRLRNGLRVVTTHIPGGDAVSIALAVRAGSIYDPPEAAGLAHFLEHLLFKATSDYSRAQLAAAMQRCGNRFDPGTTKEIVSLSGTVPSHKTSDALHLLSSVTRHPLFAHPDIETERQVVLEELRDWQDDPSKRIEALTDAAMWGAHPLGRDIGGTRASVRDITRAQVRRYHRRYFHPRNAILSMAGVLEESEMLDVAQRHFGGWRPAPGAVIPKAQSGAYYEPPLRQGRRSKILRRSNTQQVWFSMSTITPSYPDGYGAVLRTQLAQTLIGDGDGSRLWDGLRERSGLAYDVYATQDFYSRAGVMSAMAAVGRGRAGIGVREMKRILEETHHGFSLDEFERGRDSLSAQITLMGDWNAYQASRYAELTLFDQPLVTPAQELAMLRTFRVSDFNDFVKEKIRWDSGVTCAIGEGPALDAARG, from the coding sequence ATGCCCCGCATCAAAAAAACGCCAAAGCCGACGACTCACCGGCTGCGCAATGGTCTGCGCGTCGTGACCACGCATATCCCCGGCGGCGACGCCGTGAGCATCGCGCTTGCGGTGCGCGCCGGTTCGATCTACGATCCGCCGGAAGCGGCCGGGCTGGCGCATTTCCTCGAGCACTTGCTCTTCAAAGCGACGAGCGACTACTCGCGCGCGCAGCTCGCCGCGGCGATGCAGCGCTGCGGCAACCGCTTCGATCCGGGCACGACCAAAGAGATCGTCTCGCTATCGGGCACCGTGCCGTCGCACAAAACGTCGGACGCGCTGCATCTGTTGAGTAGCGTGACGCGCCACCCGCTCTTCGCACATCCTGACATCGAAACCGAACGCCAAGTGGTGCTGGAAGAACTGCGCGACTGGCAAGACGATCCAAGCAAACGCATCGAGGCGCTGACCGACGCCGCGATGTGGGGCGCGCACCCGCTCGGCCGCGATATCGGGGGCACGCGCGCGTCGGTGCGCGACATCACGCGCGCGCAGGTGCGGCGCTATCACCGCCGGTATTTCCACCCGCGCAACGCGATCCTCAGCATGGCCGGTGTGCTTGAAGAGAGCGAGATGCTCGACGTCGCGCAGCGGCATTTCGGGGGTTGGCGCCCTGCGCCGGGTGCGGTCATTCCCAAAGCGCAGTCGGGCGCGTACTACGAGCCGCCGCTGCGCCAGGGCCGCCGCTCCAAGATCCTGCGCCGTTCGAACACGCAGCAGGTATGGTTCTCGATGTCGACGATCACTCCGTCGTACCCAGACGGATACGGCGCCGTCCTGCGCACGCAACTCGCACAGACGCTCATCGGCGACGGCGACGGCAGCCGATTGTGGGATGGTTTGCGCGAACGCTCGGGACTCGCCTACGACGTCTACGCCACCCAGGATTTTTATTCGCGCGCCGGCGTGATGAGCGCGATGGCGGCGGTGGGTCGCGGTCGCGCCGGGATCGGCGTGCGCGAGATGAAGCGGATCCTCGAGGAAACGCATCATGGCTTTTCGCTCGACGAGTTCGAACGCGGCCGAGATTCGCTGAGCGCCCAGATCACGCTGATGGGAGATTGGAACGCGTATCAGGCATCGCGCTACGCGGAGCTCACGCTGTTCGACCAGCCGCTCGTCACGCCCGCGCAAGAACTGGCGATGCTCCGAACGTTTCGCGTCTCGGACTTCAACGATTTCGTGAAGGAGAAGATCCGCTGGGATTCGGGCGTGACGTGCGCGATCGGCGAAGGCCCCGCGCTCGACGCCGCCCGCGGCTAG
- a CDS encoding cytidylate kinase-like family protein — MIVAIARELGAGGHAVGEAVARLLRVELLDNEIVDLVAARMGAPTSYVAERDEQVESFADRLIRVFTAAHPEEYGAQALPDWSEDRLVQLTNDIIKEHAASASLVVIGRGAPMLLKDRPDVLRVFVTAPNEVRIKRVCERTSVTLEEAAREIKKSDQRRTAYLKEHYGVEWREPHNYDIVVDTGRFTIDQAAQLIVDAATLIESHE, encoded by the coding sequence GTGATCGTAGCGATCGCCCGCGAACTCGGCGCCGGAGGACACGCGGTCGGCGAGGCGGTCGCGCGCCTGCTTCGCGTCGAGTTGCTCGACAACGAGATCGTCGATTTGGTCGCCGCACGCATGGGCGCGCCGACCTCGTACGTGGCCGAGCGCGACGAACAGGTCGAAAGCTTCGCCGATCGCCTCATCCGCGTCTTCACGGCAGCGCATCCGGAAGAATACGGCGCGCAGGCCTTGCCGGACTGGTCGGAAGACCGGCTCGTCCAACTCACCAACGACATCATCAAGGAGCACGCCGCTTCAGCGTCGCTCGTGGTCATCGGACGCGGCGCGCCGATGCTGCTCAAGGACAGGCCGGATGTGCTGCGCGTCTTCGTCACCGCGCCGAACGAGGTCCGGATCAAGCGCGTCTGCGAACGCACCAGCGTCACGCTTGAAGAAGCCGCGCGCGAGATCAAGAAATCAGATCAGCGTCGCACTGCGTATCTCAAGGAGCACTATGGAGTGGAGTGGCGCGAACCGCACAACTACGATATCGTGGTGGATACGGGGCGCTTCACGATCGATCAGGCCGCTCAGCTGATCGTGGATGCGGCGACATTGATTGAATCGCATGAATAA
- a CDS encoding NADP-dependent isocitrate dehydrogenase, with amino-acid sequence MAGNTPITVAYGDGIGPEIMRATLEVLKAAGARLDIDVIDIGEKVYLSGNPTGIAPESWESLRRTKVFLKAPITTPQGGGFKSLNVTTRTTLGLYANVRPCVSYYPYVATKHPVMDVVIVRENEEDVYGGIEYRQTRDVTQCLKLISRPGTERIVRYAFEYARRHNRKKVTCFTKDNIMKITDGLFHKIFDEIAPEYPDIEKEHWIVDIGAAKLADTPEAFDVLVLPNLYGDILSDVAAQIAGSVGLAGSANIGETCSMFEAIHGSAPRRAGQNVANPSGLMLGAVLMLVHIEQIDVAERFHNAWLRTLEDGIHTYDIYKEGTSKEKVGTMEFAQAVIARIGSKPEKLKAVSYKNAPAQAAPRAAAKAGTEVKKAIVGVDVFLDWRKGSPDELGTALAPLQGDDLQLRLIFNRGTKVWPGGIPETKTTDQWRCRFMAKAQGASIAHAQVVKLLDRVSAAGFDFIQTENLQTFDGQPGYSTGSGE; translated from the coding sequence ATGGCCGGCAACACGCCCATTACGGTCGCCTATGGCGACGGCATTGGCCCCGAGATCATGCGCGCCACCCTTGAGGTGCTCAAGGCGGCGGGAGCGCGCCTCGACATCGACGTCATCGACATCGGCGAAAAAGTGTACTTGTCGGGCAATCCGACCGGCATCGCGCCAGAGTCTTGGGAATCTTTGCGCCGCACCAAGGTCTTCCTCAAAGCCCCGATCACCACGCCGCAAGGCGGCGGCTTCAAGAGCCTCAACGTCACGACGCGCACGACGCTTGGACTGTACGCCAACGTGCGGCCGTGCGTCTCGTACTATCCGTACGTGGCCACCAAGCACCCGGTCATGGACGTGGTCATCGTCCGCGAAAATGAAGAAGACGTGTACGGCGGCATCGAGTATCGACAGACACGCGACGTCACGCAGTGCTTGAAACTCATCTCGCGCCCGGGCACCGAGCGCATCGTGCGCTACGCGTTCGAGTATGCGCGCCGCCACAACCGGAAGAAAGTCACCTGCTTCACCAAAGACAACATCATGAAGATCACGGACGGATTGTTCCACAAGATCTTCGACGAGATCGCGCCTGAGTATCCCGACATTGAAAAAGAGCACTGGATCGTCGACATCGGGGCGGCCAAACTCGCGGACACTCCCGAAGCGTTCGACGTGCTGGTGCTGCCCAATCTGTACGGCGACATTCTCTCCGACGTGGCCGCCCAGATCGCCGGCTCGGTCGGCTTGGCCGGCTCGGCGAACATCGGCGAGACGTGTTCGATGTTCGAGGCGATCCACGGATCGGCGCCGCGGCGCGCAGGCCAAAACGTCGCCAACCCGTCCGGCCTGATGCTGGGGGCGGTGCTGATGCTGGTGCATATCGAGCAGATCGACGTGGCCGAGCGCTTCCACAACGCCTGGCTGCGCACGCTCGAAGACGGCATCCATACCTACGACATATATAAAGAAGGCACGAGCAAAGAAAAGGTCGGGACCATGGAGTTCGCGCAGGCCGTGATCGCGCGTATCGGGAGCAAGCCGGAGAAGCTGAAAGCCGTCTCCTACAAGAATGCGCCCGCGCAAGCGGCGCCGCGTGCCGCTGCCAAGGCCGGCACCGAGGTGAAGAAGGCGATCGTCGGCGTGGACGTGTTCCTCGATTGGCGCAAAGGCTCGCCCGACGAACTTGGCACGGCGCTCGCACCGCTGCAAGGCGACGATCTACAACTGCGCCTCATCTTCAACCGCGGCACCAAAGTGTGGCCGGGCGGGATACCGGAGACCAAGACGACGGACCAATGGCGCTGCCGCTTCATGGCGAAAGCGCAAGGCGCATCGATCGCACATGCACAAGTCGTGAAGCTGCTCGACCGCGTGTCCGCGGCCGGTTTCGACTTCATCCAAACGGAGAATCTGCAGACCTTCGACGGCCAACCCGGCTACTCAACCGGCTCCGGCGAATAG
- the acnA gene encoding aconitate hydratase AcnA has product MATKIDSFKSKATLDVGGKKSTYYRLGALAEANVGHVEKLPYSLKILLENLLRFEDGRSVTKEHIVTLASWDPKAPPNREIAFRPARVLLQDFTGVPCVVDLAAMRDAMADLGGDPNRINPLQDVELVIDHSVQVDAYGNAGAFKINADMEFSRNKERYQLLKWAQKALHRFRALPPDTGIVHQVNLEYLARVVFRDTTSGESEAYPDMLVGTDSHTTMINGLGVLGLGVGGIEAEAAMLGQPVSMLIPEVIGFRIRGKLPEGSTATDLVLTVAEMLRKKGVVEKFVEFFGAGLSNLSLADRATIGNMSPEFGCMISIFPIDEETLTYLRLTGRSDEQIALVRAYAKAQGLFRSDDSAEPLFTDVLDLDLASVEPSLAGPRRPQDRVPLKTAKQAFEEAMRAFAEGRPAPKAPAPAVADWASEGGSVATVATLAPIDRRRATYASPNGDVEICDGAVVIAAITSCTNTSNPSVMVGAGLLAKKAVERGLTSKPWVKTSLAPGSKVVTEYLAKAGLTPYLERLGFFLVGYGCTTCIGNSGPLDEPIANTVTEHDLVVCSVLSGNRNFEGRIHPQVRANYLASPPLVVAYALAGTMEIDLLNEPLGEGSDGKPVFLHDIWPSNDEIKKTVGECVAEAMFRREYADAFGGDERWCSLPVPPGERFAWDPKSTYVHKPPFFDGITAKPPPLRDITGARVLAIFGDSLTTDHISPAGNIGKNTPAGKYLISQGVDPLDFNSYGARRGNHEVMVRGTFANVRLRNKLAPGTEGGVTRHLPDGKEMSIYDAAMQYAIEGTPLVVLAGKEYGTGSSRDWAAKGPRLLGVRAAIAESFERIHRSNLIGMGVLPLQFQRGESAASLGLSGEETYDIEGIAGGVGVGKQLTVRAVGPDGAARTFTVRARIDTPDEAEYYKHDGILQYVLRQLHARGAQNNGA; this is encoded by the coding sequence ATGGCCACGAAGATCGACAGTTTCAAGAGCAAAGCCACGCTTGATGTCGGCGGAAAGAAGTCGACCTACTACCGCTTAGGCGCGCTGGCTGAGGCCAACGTCGGACATGTCGAAAAGCTGCCGTATTCGCTCAAGATCCTGCTCGAAAACCTGCTGCGCTTCGAAGACGGGCGCTCGGTCACCAAAGAGCACATCGTGACGCTTGCTTCGTGGGATCCGAAAGCCCCGCCGAACCGCGAGATCGCGTTCCGCCCCGCGCGCGTGCTGCTGCAAGATTTCACCGGCGTGCCGTGCGTGGTCGACCTCGCCGCCATGCGCGACGCCATGGCCGACCTCGGCGGCGATCCGAACCGGATCAATCCGCTGCAAGACGTCGAGTTGGTCATCGATCACTCCGTCCAAGTCGATGCTTACGGAAACGCCGGCGCTTTCAAGATCAACGCCGACATGGAGTTCTCGCGCAACAAAGAACGCTACCAGCTCCTCAAATGGGCCCAAAAAGCGCTGCACCGTTTCAGAGCGCTGCCTCCGGACACCGGCATCGTCCATCAAGTCAACCTCGAGTACCTTGCGCGCGTGGTATTCCGCGACACGACGAGCGGAGAGAGCGAGGCATATCCGGACATGCTGGTCGGCACCGATTCGCATACCACCATGATCAACGGCCTCGGCGTGCTCGGCTTGGGCGTCGGCGGCATCGAGGCAGAGGCCGCGATGCTCGGCCAACCCGTCTCGATGCTGATCCCGGAAGTGATCGGCTTCCGCATCCGGGGCAAACTGCCCGAGGGATCCACCGCGACCGATCTCGTGCTCACCGTCGCCGAGATGTTGCGCAAGAAGGGCGTGGTCGAGAAATTTGTCGAGTTCTTCGGCGCGGGTCTCTCGAACTTGAGCCTCGCGGACCGCGCGACCATCGGCAACATGTCGCCCGAGTTCGGCTGCATGATCTCGATCTTCCCGATCGACGAAGAGACGCTCACCTACTTGCGCCTCACCGGCCGCAGTGACGAACAGATCGCACTGGTTCGCGCCTATGCGAAGGCGCAAGGCCTGTTCCGATCGGATGACTCCGCCGAGCCGCTCTTCACCGACGTGCTCGATCTCGATCTCGCCAGCGTCGAGCCTAGCCTAGCCGGTCCGCGCCGTCCGCAAGACCGCGTGCCGCTCAAGACCGCCAAGCAAGCGTTTGAAGAAGCCATGCGCGCGTTCGCGGAAGGGCGCCCCGCGCCGAAGGCACCCGCGCCGGCGGTGGCGGATTGGGCCAGCGAAGGCGGCAGCGTGGCGACCGTCGCGACGCTCGCGCCGATCGACCGCCGTCGAGCGACCTACGCGAGCCCCAACGGCGACGTCGAGATCTGCGATGGCGCGGTGGTCATCGCCGCCATCACGAGCTGCACGAACACCTCGAACCCGAGCGTGATGGTCGGCGCCGGCCTGCTGGCGAAGAAAGCGGTCGAGCGCGGGCTCACGAGCAAGCCGTGGGTCAAGACAAGCCTCGCGCCCGGTTCCAAAGTCGTCACCGAGTATCTCGCCAAGGCCGGCCTCACGCCGTATCTGGAGCGGCTCGGGTTCTTCCTCGTCGGCTACGGCTGCACCACGTGCATCGGCAACAGCGGCCCACTCGACGAACCCATCGCCAACACCGTCACCGAGCACGATCTCGTGGTGTGTTCGGTGCTGTCCGGCAACCGCAATTTCGAGGGGCGCATCCACCCGCAAGTCCGCGCGAACTACTTGGCGTCGCCGCCGCTCGTCGTCGCGTACGCGCTCGCCGGCACCATGGAGATCGATCTCCTCAACGAGCCGCTCGGCGAAGGCAGCGACGGCAAGCCCGTGTTCTTGCACGACATCTGGCCGTCCAACGACGAGATCAAGAAGACCGTAGGCGAGTGCGTCGCCGAGGCGATGTTCCGCCGCGAATATGCCGACGCGTTCGGCGGCGACGAACGCTGGTGCTCGTTGCCCGTGCCGCCGGGCGAGCGCTTTGCGTGGGATCCGAAATCCACATACGTGCACAAGCCGCCGTTCTTCGACGGCATCACGGCAAAGCCGCCGCCGCTGCGCGACATCACGGGCGCGCGCGTGCTCGCCATATTCGGCGACAGTTTGACGACCGATCACATCTCGCCGGCGGGCAACATCGGCAAGAACACGCCGGCCGGCAAGTATCTGATCTCCCAAGGCGTTGACCCGCTGGATTTCAACTCGTACGGCGCGCGGCGCGGCAATCACGAAGTGATGGTGCGCGGCACGTTCGCCAACGTGCGGCTGCGCAACAAGCTCGCGCCAGGCACGGAGGGCGGCGTGACACGCCACTTGCCCGACGGCAAAGAGATGTCGATCTATGACGCGGCCATGCAGTACGCGATCGAAGGTACGCCGCTGGTCGTTCTCGCCGGCAAGGAATACGGCACCGGCTCCTCGCGGGACTGGGCCGCCAAGGGTCCGCGCCTGCTCGGCGTCCGCGCGGCGATCGCGGAGAGTTTTGAGCGCATCCATCGCAGCAACCTCATCGGCATGGGAGTGCTCCCGCTCCAATTCCAACGCGGAGAGTCTGCGGCATCGCTCGGCCTCAGCGGCGAAGAGACCTACGATATCGAGGGCATCGCGGGCGGCGTGGGCGTCGGGAAACAATTGACCGTGCGAGCCGTTGGGCCGGATGGCGCTGCAAGAACTTTTACCGTAAGGGCGCGCATCGACACGCCGGACGAGGCGGAATACTACAAGCACGACGGCATCTTGCAGTACGTATTGCGCCAACTTCACGCACGCGGGGCACAAAACAATGGCGCATGA
- a CDS encoding tyrosine-type recombinase/integrase, whose translation MDDLIDQFLDHERTDGKADTTVRNYRADLFGLMREAGEMISGNAFAGLVRQHLDSLEVAERSWNRHLSTLRRFCDFLVEQGELAVNPLASRSGVKVEASVPKAVDEKDVRKLFQRIDRSRDRALITLLWQNGLRVGEALNLKVEDVDLRAGTLRISDESDSRMVRLTAAACDCLRDYLATRHSDETDCLFVANGGRALSYAGAHRLFRQYAGDSDLTMQQLRAGAAAAAFFAGATLWQVQDMLGHAHAASTARYHLKLTKKENKPTASKKKEKSK comes from the coding sequence TTGGACGATCTGATCGACCAGTTTCTCGATCACGAACGCACTGACGGTAAAGCCGATACGACTGTCCGCAATTATCGGGCCGATCTCTTCGGACTGATGCGCGAAGCCGGAGAGATGATCTCGGGCAACGCGTTTGCGGGCCTCGTGCGCCAGCACCTCGACTCGCTCGAGGTCGCAGAGCGCTCGTGGAACCGCCACCTCAGCACGCTTCGCCGCTTTTGCGACTTCCTCGTAGAGCAGGGCGAGCTCGCGGTCAATCCGTTGGCGTCGCGCAGCGGCGTGAAAGTCGAAGCGAGCGTGCCGAAAGCGGTCGACGAAAAGGATGTCCGTAAACTGTTCCAACGCATCGACCGCTCGCGCGATCGAGCGCTGATCACGCTGCTGTGGCAGAACGGGCTCCGCGTAGGCGAAGCGCTCAACCTCAAGGTTGAGGACGTGGACCTGCGCGCGGGCACGCTTCGCATCAGCGACGAGTCAGACAGTCGCATGGTCCGCCTCACCGCGGCCGCATGCGATTGCCTGCGAGACTATCTGGCGACGCGCCACTCGGATGAGACCGATTGCCTCTTCGTCGCCAACGGGGGACGGGCGCTCTCATACGCGGGCGCGCACCGGCTCTTCCGGCAGTACGCCGGGGACTCGGATCTCACCATGCAGCAGTTGCGCGCAGGCGCAGCGGCAGCGGCGTTCTTCGCAGGCGCTACGTTATGGCAAGTCCAGGACATGCTCGGCCACGCGCATGCCGCCAGCACGGCGCGTTACCACCTCAAGCTGACCAAAAAAGAGAACAAACCAACCGCAAGTAAGAAAAAGGAGAAATCAAAATGA
- a CDS encoding Hsp20/alpha crystallin family protein, with protein sequence MTLPRINATGRIQAGDGAQLETIFDTDLVRYNPLAELANFRRNVNTLLDSVVRPGAMGFTATWGPAVDVFEKDGKYHVEFAVPGLRKDDIEIEVNDNSLTVSGKTKEDKADESSRYHYREIRRTEFSRTIQFPQEINAEQVTASYDNGILKLSVQSAKPAAAKKVTIKG encoded by the coding sequence ATGACACTACCTCGCATCAACGCCACCGGTCGGATCCAAGCAGGCGACGGCGCCCAGCTGGAGACGATCTTCGATACCGATCTCGTCCGGTACAACCCGCTCGCCGAACTGGCGAACTTCCGCCGCAACGTCAACACGCTGCTCGACAGCGTGGTCCGACCGGGCGCCATGGGCTTCACCGCCACGTGGGGACCGGCAGTGGACGTCTTCGAAAAGGACGGCAAGTACCACGTCGAGTTCGCAGTGCCCGGCCTGAGGAAAGACGACATCGAGATCGAAGTCAACGACAACAGTCTGACCGTCTCAGGCAAGACCAAAGAAGACAAGGCCGATGAATCGTCGCGCTATCACTATCGCGAGATTCGCCGCACCGAGTTCTCGCGCACGATCCAATTCCCGCAAGAGATCAATGCGGAGCAGGTGACCGCCAGCTACGACAACGGCATCCTGAAGCTCTCAGTGCAGTCCGCCAAGCCGGCGGCCGCCAAGAAGGTCACGATCAAGGGCTAA
- a CDS encoding ABC transporter permease, whose product MVVYALRRSLQAIPLLILISIILFSILHAMPGGGLAAYTQNPHLTQADIERLKHNLGLDRPVIFQYWGWLVSLVHGDLGWSQMNSTPVTEALLERLPATLELTSIAFVLSLAVGLVFGIVAAVRPYSTVDYFVTTFAFFGQSMPVFWFALMLQMLFAVYGIHMQAFGYRFDFSLPSAGMTSTEGGDLLDRIRHLVLPVTVLGLLQIATWSRFTRASMQEVLHTDYMRTAAAKGLPFLTILLKHGLKNALMPVVTIVALSLPGIVAGAIVTETIFAWPGMGRLFITALGQQDLGLMMGYLIIISVFVVFSNLLADIAYGWLDPRVKYS is encoded by the coding sequence ATGGTAGTCTACGCCCTCCGCCGCTCGCTGCAGGCGATTCCGCTGCTTATCCTCATCAGCATCATCCTGTTCTCGATATTGCATGCGATGCCGGGCGGCGGTCTTGCAGCCTACACCCAGAATCCGCACCTCACGCAAGCCGACATCGAACGCCTCAAGCACAATCTCGGCCTCGATCGGCCGGTCATCTTCCAATACTGGGGCTGGCTCGTGTCGCTGGTGCACGGCGATCTCGGCTGGTCGCAGATGAACTCGACCCCCGTGACGGAGGCGCTGCTCGAACGTCTGCCCGCCACGCTTGAGTTGACTTCGATCGCGTTCGTCCTGTCGCTGGCCGTCGGGCTGGTCTTCGGCATCGTGGCCGCAGTTCGGCCGTATTCGACGGTCGACTATTTCGTGACGACGTTCGCGTTTTTCGGCCAATCCATGCCCGTGTTCTGGTTCGCGTTGATGCTGCAGATGCTCTTCGCGGTCTACGGCATCCATATGCAGGCGTTCGGATACCGCTTTGATTTCTCGCTGCCGTCCGCCGGCATGACCTCCACGGAGGGCGGCGATCTGCTCGACAGGATACGGCATCTCGTCCTGCCGGTCACTGTGCTTGGTCTGCTCCAAATCGCCACGTGGTCGCGTTTCACGCGCGCCTCGATGCAAGAAGTGCTTCACACGGACTACATGCGCACCGCGGCGGCGAAAGGATTGCCCTTCCTGACCATCCTGCTGAAGCACGGCCTCAAGAACGCGTTGATGCCCGTCGTGACGATCGTCGCGCTCTCGCTGCCCGGCATCGTCGCCGGCGCGATCGTGACCGAGACCATCTTCGCGTGGCCGGGTATGGGCCGGCTATTCATCACCGCGCTGGGCCAACAAGACTTGGGGTTGATGATGGGCTACTTGATCATCATCTCCGTCTTCGTGGTGTTCTCCAACCTGCTCGCGGACATCGCCTATGGATGGCTCGACCCGCGCGTGAAGTATAGCTGA
- a CDS encoding ABC transporter permease produces the protein MAVATQTLPPLLGHGEDEYVRERHLTWKKFTRHRLALAGAAVLLLMILAAVFAPLLTRFNPNDIDAVWSGSPLAPGIHGHSLGTDEIGRDLLSRLMFGARISLVVAFVAVIVEVTVGTFIGAVAGYFGGWIDWVLMRITDVFLSIPLLPLLLVITGIIINVSDKASLSFVWICIIIGLLSWPTAARLVRAAFLSLREKEFAEAARAVGGGSARIILRHLLPNAMAPIIVQATLDIANIIILESVLSYLGFGIQPPTASWGSMLANAQENAQIAWWAAVFPGLCIFVTVLAINYMGDGLRDALDPNVS, from the coding sequence ATGGCAGTCGCAACTCAGACGCTCCCACCGCTGCTCGGACACGGCGAAGACGAATACGTCCGCGAGCGTCATCTCACGTGGAAGAAATTCACGCGCCATCGCCTGGCGCTGGCCGGCGCCGCCGTGCTCCTTCTGATGATTTTGGCCGCCGTCTTCGCCCCGCTGCTCACGCGCTTCAATCCGAACGACATCGACGCGGTCTGGTCGGGCTCTCCCTTGGCGCCCGGCATTCACGGTCATTCGCTCGGCACCGACGAGATCGGCCGCGACCTGCTCTCCAGGCTCATGTTCGGCGCGCGCATCTCGCTCGTCGTCGCATTCGTCGCGGTCATCGTAGAGGTGACCGTGGGGACGTTCATCGGCGCGGTGGCGGGGTACTTCGGCGGCTGGATCGATTGGGTCCTGATGCGCATCACCGACGTGTTCCTGTCGATTCCGTTGTTGCCGCTCTTGCTGGTCATCACCGGGATCATCATCAACGTCTCCGACAAGGCGTCGCTCAGTTTCGTGTGGATCTGTATCATCATCGGCTTGCTGTCGTGGCCTACTGCGGCTCGCCTTGTCCGCGCCGCCTTCTTGAGCTTGCGCGAAAAGGAGTTCGCCGAGGCAGCGCGAGCGGTCGGCGGCGGTAGCGCGCGCATCATCTTGCGGCATCTGTTGCCCAATGCCATGGCGCCCATCATCGTGCAAGCGACGCTGGACATCGCCAACATCATCATCTTGGAATCCGTGCTCTCGTATCTCGGTTTCGGCATCCAGCCCCCGACGGCGTCGTGGGGCAGCATGCTCGCCAACGCGCAGGAAAACGCGCAGATAGCGTGGTGGGCCGCGGTGTTCCCCGGCTTGTGCATCTTCGTGACCGTGCTGGCTATCAATTACATGGGCGACGGCCTGCGCGACGCGCTCGACCCCAACGTCAGTTAA